One window of the Deltaproteobacteria bacterium genome contains the following:
- a CDS encoding 2-hydroxyglutaryl-CoA dehydratase, whose translation MITAGCDVGSLTAEAVILRDGKILSARIIPVRPTALESAETVMGEALKLAGLAHGDIALCCATGYGRFSIPFAKINLSEISCHGLGAFFAAPAIRTVIDIGGQDCKVLRVDENGLTQEFAMNDKCAAGTGRSLEILADAVGLDLTDLGRIAQKSKGPFSINNRCSIFMEEEVNFHIYRRKKTPDIAFAINQAVAKRVADLAGKVRLAPGFAITGGVAKNPSVVKQLEAILGIKFTPLSVDPQLVGALGAAVHAMRQL comes from the coding sequence ATAATTACAGCAGGATGTGACGTAGGCTCCCTCACGGCGGAAGCTGTGATTTTGAGGGACGGAAAAATCCTTTCGGCCAGGATCATCCCGGTCCGGCCCACAGCGCTGGAATCCGCCGAAACCGTCATGGGCGAGGCTTTGAAGCTCGCGGGCCTCGCCCATGGCGACATCGCTCTCTGCTGCGCCACCGGTTACGGGCGCTTCTCCATCCCCTTCGCAAAAATCAACTTGAGCGAAATCTCCTGCCACGGCCTTGGAGCCTTTTTCGCCGCCCCCGCCATCCGCACGGTGATAGACATAGGCGGCCAGGACTGCAAGGTCTTGCGGGTGGACGAAAACGGCCTGACCCAGGAATTTGCCATGAACGACAAGTGCGCGGCGGGTACGGGCCGCAGCCTGGAAATCCTCGCCGACGCGGTTGGCCTTGACCTCACCGATCTTGGGAGAATCGCCCAAAAATCGAAGGGTCCTTTTTCCATCAACAACCGGTGCAGCATATTCATGGAAGAGGAGGTCAATTTTCACATCTACCGCAGAAAAAAAACCCCGGACATCGCCTTTGCCATAAACCAGGCAGTTGCCAAAAGGGTGGCCGATCTTGCGGGAAAGGTTAGGCTGGCGCCCGGATTCGCCATTACCGGCGGGGTGGCCAAGAACCCTTCGGTGGTGAAGCAGCTTGAGGCCATTTTGGGCATAAAATTCACGCCGCTGTCCGTGGACCCGCAGCTTGTCGGGGCCCTGGGAGCCGCTGTTCACGCCATGAGGCAATTATAA
- a CDS encoding PAS domain S-box protein, translating into MIHGPDDIDSLRRENAELRRLIAAIGDQAAAVGADWALRLIDQMHPAPPESAEWLMSVQGDLNLSDIAANIPGAVYQYLQKPDGTQSFPYLSPAAEKLFDVPFSFICDPDWVIGHIHPDDLPGYFASVTEATKNLERWTQEMRVIKPNGQTIWVFCSSSPRLLPDESIIWNGVILDITQYKQAVGALKESEDRLRLLVKNSSDILVIIDSDGTQRYVSPSAERITGFAASELMGKSLAEIIHPDDMEKISNAWNEAVEHPEKLVTVQYRHIHKTRGWVHLEAVGQNFEAEPSVGGFVANVRDITERMRTEEELRARSQEMKVITDNMRDTVWLMDLDFRTTWISPSVIRTRGYTLAELAGMPLERHLTPDSLAKITALIAEHMTPERLNDPSADITVCAELEFYRKDGSTFWADTVTNVLRDSHGRPSSILGVSRDITERKLVEEALEKRMVALVRPLDSPEGIAFEDMFNLKDIQRLQDEFAYATGVASIITHTDGRPITAPSNFCRLCSDIIRKTEKGLANCYHSDAVIGRACLEGPTIQPCLSGGLWDAGAGITVGGRHIANWLIGQVRDETQSTEKMRAYARKIGVDEETMVEAFLEVPAMNRDQFEKVSQALFTLASQLSSIAYQNVQQARFIEDRNKALAALQKSEQKHRILFDSAADAIFIHDLFLRMLAVNPAASKMLGYTHDELMAMDVGRIDSPEQAQYVPQRIAMLIEHGHHSFESVHVRKDGSTIPIEANAQMITWDGQSVVMSICRDMTERKRAGEERQKLQEQLNQAQKMESVGRLAGGVAHDFNNMLGGILGYTEMALEQVDPAHPIHGDLLQIKKATERSAELTRQLLGFARQQTVAPRMLDLNETVEGMLKMLRRIIGEDIDLAWLPGKNLGTVKIDPAQIDQLLANLCINAKDAMGASGKVTIETDNAVFDETYCAGHAGSVPGDYVMLAVSDNGCGMDRETAAKIFEPFFTTKEVGKGTGLGLATVYGIVKQNDGYINVYSEPGHGSTFRIYLPRHEAKAEHPAGTDAAKPSSPGHETILVVEDEPIILESTTKMLKRQGYRVLAASTPVEAIRIARENHGEIHLLMTDVVMPEMNGRDLAKNLLSLYPKMKRLFMSGYTANVIAHHGVLEEGMHFLQKPFNPKGLYEKVREALNSD; encoded by the coding sequence ATGATCCACGGTCCTGACGATATCGATTCCCTCAGGCGTGAAAATGCGGAGCTGCGGAGGCTTATCGCGGCCATCGGGGACCAGGCCGCAGCCGTTGGAGCCGACTGGGCACTTAGGCTGATAGATCAGATGCACCCCGCCCCGCCCGAAAGCGCCGAATGGTTGATGTCCGTACAGGGCGACCTCAACTTAAGCGACATAGCGGCCAACATACCGGGCGCCGTTTACCAGTATCTTCAGAAACCGGACGGAACCCAGAGTTTTCCGTACTTGAGCCCTGCGGCGGAAAAACTCTTCGACGTGCCCTTTTCCTTTATATGCGACCCTGACTGGGTGATTGGGCACATCCACCCGGACGACCTTCCGGGTTATTTCGCATCGGTGACCGAGGCCACGAAAAACCTGGAGCGCTGGACCCAGGAAATGAGGGTCATAAAGCCGAACGGACAGACAATCTGGGTTTTCTGCTCATCCAGCCCCAGGCTCCTCCCGGACGAGAGCATCATCTGGAACGGAGTCATTCTCGACATCACCCAATACAAACAGGCCGTGGGAGCGCTCAAGGAAAGCGAGGACCGCCTGCGCCTTCTCGTCAAAAACTCCTCGGACATCCTCGTGATAATCGATTCCGACGGAACCCAAAGGTACGTAAGCCCTTCGGCTGAGAGAATCACCGGATTCGCCGCGTCCGAACTTATGGGCAAGTCCCTTGCCGAGATCATCCATCCGGACGATATGGAAAAAATATCTAACGCCTGGAACGAAGCGGTGGAGCACCCCGAAAAACTCGTCACCGTACAATACCGGCACATCCATAAAACCAGGGGGTGGGTACATCTCGAGGCCGTCGGACAGAATTTCGAGGCCGAGCCTTCGGTGGGCGGCTTTGTGGCCAACGTCCGGGACATCACGGAACGAATGCGCACAGAGGAGGAATTGCGGGCTCGATCCCAGGAGATGAAGGTCATCACCGACAACATGCGGGATACGGTGTGGCTCATGGACCTGGATTTCCGCACCACCTGGATTTCGCCCTCGGTCATACGAACGCGGGGCTACACCCTTGCCGAACTGGCCGGAATGCCGCTTGAACGCCATCTGACGCCCGATTCCCTCGCCAAAATAACGGCTCTTATTGCCGAGCACATGACGCCGGAACGCCTGAACGACCCTTCGGCGGATATCACCGTTTGCGCCGAGCTGGAATTCTACCGCAAGGACGGGAGCACCTTCTGGGCCGATACCGTGACTAACGTGCTGCGCGACTCGCACGGCAGGCCATCTTCCATATTGGGCGTCAGCCGCGACATAACCGAGAGGAAGCTGGTGGAAGAGGCTCTGGAAAAGAGGATGGTGGCTCTGGTCCGTCCACTGGACAGCCCTGAAGGCATCGCCTTCGAAGACATGTTCAACCTTAAGGACATTCAAAGGCTTCAGGACGAATTCGCGTATGCGACCGGCGTGGCCTCCATCATCACCCACACGGACGGAAGGCCGATAACCGCTCCAAGCAACTTCTGCCGGCTCTGCTCGGATATAATTCGCAAGACCGAAAAAGGCCTCGCCAACTGTTATCACTCCGACGCGGTTATAGGCCGCGCCTGCCTGGAAGGCCCCACAATACAGCCCTGCCTCAGCGGCGGGCTTTGGGACGCGGGGGCGGGAATCACCGTTGGCGGGCGGCACATAGCCAACTGGCTTATAGGACAGGTCCGGGACGAAACCCAGTCCACGGAAAAGATGCGGGCCTATGCCAGAAAGATAGGCGTAGACGAAGAGACGATGGTGGAGGCCTTTCTCGAAGTGCCCGCCATGAACCGCGACCAGTTCGAGAAAGTGTCGCAGGCCCTGTTCACCCTGGCCAGCCAGCTTTCTTCCATTGCCTACCAGAACGTGCAACAGGCCCGCTTCATCGAGGATCGCAACAAGGCGCTGGCGGCTTTGCAGAAGAGTGAACAAAAGCACAGGATTTTGTTTGACAGCGCAGCCGACGCAATTTTCATACACGACCTGTTCCTTCGAATGCTTGCGGTAAATCCTGCAGCCAGCAAAATGCTCGGCTACACTCATGATGAGCTGATGGCCATGGATGTGGGCAGGATAGACTCTCCGGAACAGGCCCAATATGTTCCGCAAAGGATTGCCATGTTGATCGAACACGGCCATCACTCGTTCGAATCCGTTCACGTGCGAAAGGACGGCTCGACCATTCCCATAGAAGCCAACGCGCAAATGATAACCTGGGACGGGCAGTCAGTGGTTATGAGCATTTGCCGCGACATGACCGAACGTAAACGGGCCGGGGAGGAGCGGCAAAAGCTCCAGGAACAGTTGAACCAGGCCCAGAAAATGGAGTCGGTGGGACGCCTTGCGGGCGGCGTGGCCCACGATTTCAACAACATGCTGGGTGGAATTCTGGGTTACACGGAAATGGCCCTGGAACAGGTGGACCCAGCCCATCCGATACACGGCGACCTTCTCCAGATCAAGAAGGCCACAGAGAGATCAGCCGAGCTGACCCGGCAGCTTCTTGGCTTCGCCCGCCAACAGACCGTGGCCCCAAGGATGCTCGACCTGAACGAGACCGTGGAGGGAATGCTCAAGATGCTGCGTCGGATCATCGGCGAGGACATCGATCTGGCATGGCTGCCCGGCAAGAACCTGGGGACGGTCAAGATCGACCCGGCCCAGATCGACCAGCTTCTCGCCAACTTGTGCATCAACGCCAAGGACGCCATGGGGGCTTCGGGCAAGGTGACCATCGAGACGGACAACGCCGTCTTTGATGAAACCTACTGCGCGGGTCACGCCGGGTCCGTTCCGGGCGATTACGTCATGCTGGCTGTCAGCGACAACGGCTGCGGCATGGACAGGGAAACGGCGGCCAAGATATTCGAGCCGTTTTTCACCACCAAGGAAGTGGGAAAAGGCACCGGACTCGGCCTGGCCACGGTTTACGGCATCGTGAAGCAGAACGACGGCTACATAAACGTCTACAGCGAACCGGGCCATGGATCCACCTTCAGAATCTACCTGCCCCGGCACGAGGCCAAGGCCGAGCATCCGGCGGGAACAGACGCAGCAAAGCCCTCTTCGCCCGGCCACGAAACCATACTTGTTGTGGAAGACGAGCCGATAATCCTCGAATCCACCACAAAGATGCTGAAAAGGCAGGGCTACAGGGTTCTGGCGGCCTCCACCCCGGTGGAGGCCATCCGCATTGCAAGGGAGAATCATGGCGAGATACACCTTTTGATGACCGACGTGGTGATGCCGGAAATGAACGGGCGCGATCTGGCCAAAAACCTGCTGTCCCTCTACCCGAAGATGAAACGCCTGTTCATGTCGGGCTATACGGCCAACGTCATCGCCCACCACGGCGTTCTGGAAGAGGGAATGCATTTTCTTCAGAAACCCTTCAACCCAAAGGGCCTTTACGAAAAAGTGCGCGAGGCTCTCAATTCGGATTAG
- a CDS encoding thiolase family protein — MRDVYIIGVDTIKFGKYLDKSIKDLAAATITGCLKDAGLEKRDIEAMWFANSGWGDSGQSCIRGQVATRHMGIEKIPITNVENACAGGSTAFHSACMGVAGGFYDITMAVGAEKLYNRNRTAVMAGFLGGIDIENCAEIVKNLSGFKMTDEDKKAMQDFLAKYSKPSENGTKKKPKHIQDRIRDRIKDTRDQLVVAIKLGEAIGYDKVKQLAKLGGGDHSPFMDVYGFAARQHMKRYGSTVEQLALVASKNHFHSTLNPNAQYRFAVPVESVLADRIVSFPLTRSMCAPIGDGAASAIVCTGAMVKKLGLSSRAVKVRASVLGSGADRPFGFDVPEIGERLSRIAYERAGIGPNELSCAEVHDATAYGELRQAENLGFCPIGEGGRFAESGASRIGGRLPINTSGGLISRGHPVGASGLAQIHELTTQLRGEAGKRQVENARLAMGENGGGALGAEEAAMCVHILEAPQRA, encoded by the coding sequence ATGCGAGACGTTTACATAATCGGCGTGGACACCATCAAGTTCGGCAAGTACCTCGATAAGAGCATAAAGGACCTTGCCGCCGCCACCATCACGGGATGCCTTAAAGACGCCGGCCTGGAAAAGCGCGACATCGAGGCCATGTGGTTCGCCAACTCCGGCTGGGGCGATTCCGGCCAGTCCTGCATAAGGGGCCAAGTTGCCACCCGCCACATGGGAATCGAAAAAATTCCCATAACCAACGTTGAAAACGCCTGCGCCGGCGGTTCAACCGCCTTTCACTCCGCGTGCATGGGGGTGGCCGGGGGTTTTTACGACATCACCATGGCCGTGGGCGCGGAAAAGCTCTACAACAGGAACCGCACCGCCGTGATGGCGGGTTTCCTGGGGGGCATAGACATAGAAAACTGCGCCGAGATCGTAAAAAACCTGTCCGGCTTCAAGATGACTGATGAAGACAAAAAAGCCATGCAGGACTTTCTTGCCAAGTACTCGAAGCCTTCGGAAAACGGCACCAAGAAGAAGCCCAAACACATCCAGGACCGTATAAGGGACCGCATAAAAGACACAAGGGATCAATTGGTTGTGGCCATCAAGCTGGGCGAGGCAATAGGCTACGACAAGGTGAAGCAGCTGGCGAAGCTCGGCGGCGGCGACCACTCGCCCTTCATGGATGTTTACGGCTTCGCGGCCCGCCAGCACATGAAGCGCTACGGCTCCACGGTGGAACAGCTGGCCCTGGTGGCCTCCAAGAATCACTTTCACAGCACCTTGAACCCCAACGCCCAGTACCGCTTCGCGGTGCCGGTGGAGTCCGTTCTCGCGGACCGCATAGTGAGCTTTCCCCTCACCCGCTCCATGTGCGCCCCCATCGGCGACGGTGCTGCCTCGGCCATCGTCTGCACAGGGGCCATGGTGAAAAAGCTCGGCCTTTCGAGCAGGGCGGTGAAGGTTCGGGCCTCGGTTTTGGGCTCCGGCGCTGACCGGCCCTTTGGTTTCGACGTGCCCGAAATCGGCGAGCGCCTAAGCCGCATTGCCTATGAGCGCGCCGGGATCGGCCCCAACGAATTAAGCTGCGCCGAGGTCCACGACGCCACCGCCTACGGCGAGCTTCGGCAGGCCGAGAACCTTGGCTTCTGCCCCATCGGCGAAGGCGGGCGTTTCGCGGAATCAGGCGCTTCCCGCATAGGCGGAAGGCTTCCCATCAACACTTCGGGCGGTCTCATCAGCCGGGGCCATCCCGTGGGGGCCTCCGGCCTGGCCCAGATTCACGAGCTCACCACCCAGCTAAGGGGAGAGGCCGGAAAACGCCAGGTTGAAAACGCAAGGCTCGCCATGGGCGAAAACGGCGGCGGTGCCTTGGGCGCGGAAGAAGCGGCTATGTGCGTTCATATTTTAGAGGCTCCCCAGAGGGCCTGA
- a CDS encoding AMP-binding protein — MAFSVNRAKFAGRGLCAVSRFFADELHRGTLLKNLKGMAKGAIEDMSWAALLEEKAARIPDKKFILFKDEVFTYRQMDENANRAANFLLSLGGGRGKGIGMFMRNSPRFLDIFFGAQKIGMYVVPINSELKGDGLAYILDHSDVEMLAIDAELLDVFEKIPQKPERLKTVIVDDIEEESHGFAIPETALPLSGFRAFPPKNPGVGYNPEDMILLIYTSGTTGRPKGVVYTYNRSRVKLLGLMGGLLVKPSDVYYTALALCHGNALFLTVTLSMAQGATVVLSRKFSASRFWDDINSYNVTLFNTIGSLVPILMKQPVRPNEKTHKVRCVLSAACPADMWEAFEKRFNVTIYEGYGAVDSGGKGILNLGTAPVGSLGKPLGPPGSARVIDENGNDVPPDTPGQLIFKVGDKKSSVRYYKNDEATKKKVHGGFMYTGDIVRKDSDGYLYFVGRDTESMRKGGENVSAYEVEHVIVSHPDIEDAAVYAVPSELAEDEIMASIKMMPGKTIDPAELRSWLNDKLARYAIPRYIRFVDEFPMTQTHRIIKKELETAGVTKDTYDSQTAKRT; from the coding sequence ATGGCGTTTTCCGTCAACCGGGCGAAGTTTGCAGGGCGGGGCCTTTGCGCCGTTTCCCGGTTTTTTGCCGACGAACTCCATCGGGGCACGCTGTTGAAGAATCTCAAGGGCATGGCAAAAGGGGCCATAGAGGACATGAGTTGGGCCGCGCTTCTGGAGGAAAAGGCCGCGCGGATTCCCGACAAGAAATTCATTCTCTTCAAGGACGAGGTCTTCACCTACCGCCAGATGGACGAGAACGCCAACCGGGCAGCCAATTTCCTGCTTTCCCTGGGGGGAGGCAGGGGCAAGGGAATCGGCATGTTCATGCGCAATTCCCCAAGGTTTCTGGACATCTTCTTCGGTGCGCAAAAAATAGGGATGTACGTGGTCCCCATCAACAGCGAGCTTAAGGGCGACGGACTGGCCTACATACTCGATCACAGCGATGTTGAAATGCTGGCCATAGACGCCGAGCTTCTGGACGTTTTCGAGAAGATACCCCAAAAGCCCGAACGCCTCAAAACCGTAATCGTGGACGACATCGAGGAGGAATCGCACGGATTTGCGATCCCCGAAACCGCCCTGCCCCTGTCGGGCTTCCGGGCCTTTCCTCCAAAAAATCCGGGCGTGGGATACAATCCGGAGGACATGATCCTGCTCATCTACACGTCGGGAACCACGGGCCGCCCCAAGGGGGTGGTCTACACCTACAACAGGAGCCGGGTGAAGCTTTTAGGCCTCATGGGCGGCCTTCTGGTGAAACCTTCCGACGTTTACTACACGGCGCTCGCCCTCTGCCACGGAAACGCGCTCTTTCTGACGGTCACCCTTTCAATGGCCCAGGGCGCAACCGTGGTTCTTTCCCGGAAGTTTTCGGCCAGCCGCTTCTGGGACGACATCAACAGCTACAACGTAACCCTCTTCAACACCATAGGCTCCCTTGTTCCCATTTTGATGAAGCAGCCCGTTCGCCCCAACGAAAAGACCCACAAGGTGCGCTGCGTGCTTTCGGCGGCCTGCCCGGCGGACATGTGGGAGGCCTTCGAGAAGCGCTTCAACGTCACCATCTACGAGGGCTACGGAGCCGTGGATTCGGGCGGAAAGGGAATTTTGAACCTTGGCACCGCGCCCGTGGGCAGCCTTGGAAAGCCCCTTGGGCCTCCGGGAAGCGCACGGGTGATAGACGAAAACGGAAACGACGTTCCGCCCGACACTCCGGGCCAGCTCATTTTCAAGGTTGGTGACAAGAAAAGCTCGGTCCGCTACTACAAAAACGACGAGGCCACCAAAAAGAAGGTCCATGGCGGATTCATGTACACCGGAGACATCGTGCGCAAGGATTCCGACGGCTACCTCTACTTCGTGGGCCGGGACACCGAGTCCATGCGCAAGGGCGGGGAGAACGTGTCCGCTTATGAAGTGGAGCACGTCATCGTATCCCACCCGGACATTGAGGACGCGGCGGTTTACGCGGTCCCCTCCGAACTGGCCGAGGACGAAATCATGGCCTCAATCAAAATGATGCCGGGAAAAACCATCGATCCGGCGGAGCTTCGCTCGTGGCTCAACGACAAGCTGGCCAGATACGCCATACCCCGTTACATCCGCTTCGTTGACGAGTTTCCCATGACCCAGACCCACAGGATCATAAAAAAGGAACTGGAAACGGCGGGAGTTACAAAGGACACCTACGATTCCCAGACCGCGAAACGGACCTGA
- a CDS encoding acyl-CoA dehydrogenase family protein — protein MKGKNEKELALLAKAGADFASKILAPNREESDNFPFGPLFTDALAQAFDLGFFHAALPEDMEGFGERLSPLCSLLENIAKDDASLAAIILSNAFAQNLLLEAGETELLKGIAAGAENYAGILIGSQVFCDPSETPPALYAKKDGNDWLLNGKSPYVVLGGLAKRVLVPALVEKKELAFFLAEVEPAGISVSEPVFSLGVHACPAYDLEFKNAKARFLGQPGKAGEIFASVAGRMHLAAASVLSGIMKGSVKEALDYAKKRFQGGKPIIRWSEMQMILGGMAQKSRISEMAVTEACRLFDSGDSRKGSACLAAFLHCAESAIEVTTDGIQALGGVGYMKDFGQEKRFRDAQHLTAVFGILPKKKLRYLQKAMLGE, from the coding sequence ATGAAGGGTAAAAACGAAAAGGAACTGGCCCTTCTGGCCAAGGCGGGCGCTGATTTCGCATCAAAAATTCTGGCCCCCAATCGGGAGGAATCGGATAATTTCCCCTTCGGCCCGCTTTTCACCGACGCTTTGGCCCAGGCATTTGATCTTGGCTTCTTCCACGCGGCCCTTCCCGAAGACATGGAGGGTTTCGGAGAAAGGTTATCCCCCCTGTGCTCGCTTCTGGAAAATATCGCCAAAGATGACGCCTCGTTAGCCGCGATAATCCTTTCAAACGCCTTCGCCCAAAACCTTCTTCTCGAAGCGGGCGAGACGGAGCTTTTAAAAGGCATCGCGGCGGGCGCGGAAAATTACGCGGGTATCCTGATCGGCTCGCAGGTCTTCTGCGACCCTTCCGAAACGCCCCCTGCCCTTTACGCGAAAAAGGACGGCAACGACTGGCTGCTGAACGGAAAATCCCCCTACGTGGTCTTGGGCGGGCTGGCAAAACGGGTTCTTGTCCCGGCCCTCGTCGAAAAAAAGGAGCTCGCCTTCTTCCTCGCCGAAGTCGAACCCGCAGGCATCTCCGTCTCCGAGCCGGTTTTCAGCCTTGGAGTCCACGCCTGCCCGGCATACGATCTGGAATTCAAAAACGCCAAGGCCCGGTTTTTGGGCCAGCCCGGCAAGGCGGGGGAAATCTTCGCCTCGGTTGCAGGGAGGATGCATCTTGCGGCAGCGTCCGTTCTTTCGGGCATTATGAAGGGCAGCGTGAAAGAGGCCCTGGATTACGCCAAAAAACGCTTCCAGGGCGGAAAGCCCATCATAAGGTGGAGCGAGATGCAGATGATCCTTGGTGGCATGGCCCAGAAATCCAGGATCTCCGAAATGGCGGTGACCGAAGCCTGCCGCCTGTTTGATTCCGGTGATTCGCGCAAAGGCTCCGCCTGCCTTGCAGCCTTCCTGCACTGCGCCGAAAGCGCAATCGAGGTCACAACGGACGGAATCCAGGCCCTGGGCGGAGTGGGCTACATGAAGGACTTCGGCCAGGAAAAGCGCTTCCGCGACGCCCAGCATCTTACGGCGGTTTTCGGAATTCTCCCGAAAAAGAAGCTAAGGTATTTGCAAAAGGCCATGCTTGGGGAATAA
- a CDS encoding acyl-CoA/acyl-ACP dehydrogenase yields MAASLHAGPKLARGMIGQTREVIALCRKFCDEVVRPRALEIDKKLHEDPDYLDWDFVKKANDWGFYTMWLPKAMGGGGYNFSSLSYAMEEIGSVCLAMANLIGVHYLGFGTLTASGNMRIMQKLCRETVLGRKNGDPCLITLAITEPGAGTDVEEVDLVDKAKLGCFAKRVEGGYIVNGSKVFISNGHLSKWHMLITYTDLKKPSESAVMMSIPNGLKGFSFGRHEKKMGQRACPASELLFDDCFVPDEYVALDNRVKQKFSRSQKEMTQQMIDYVVSPSRAAVGAFGTGAARGAYEAAFKFASETVVDGELYVNHEWVQSWLAEMHKNVTLSRLVYTETNYANSLWGLYKDLHFEPMFSIMRRTPAFLSQKLFGSFLGKPGATEFMRERMFNDQSVCHQCRTSGLASAAKFTGTDYGVKNCQMALMLMGGAGVRQDRGAEKILRDAKLLQIYEGTNQLNRLNLFKCLIACGCKDACVFEEKEGGAA; encoded by the coding sequence ATGGCCGCAAGCCTTCACGCCGGGCCGAAGCTGGCGCGCGGCATGATAGGCCAGACCCGCGAGGTGATCGCCCTGTGCCGCAAGTTCTGCGACGAGGTGGTGAGGCCCCGCGCCCTTGAAATAGACAAAAAGCTCCACGAGGACCCGGATTACCTTGACTGGGACTTCGTGAAAAAGGCCAACGACTGGGGTTTTTACACCATGTGGCTCCCCAAGGCCATGGGCGGCGGGGGCTATAACTTTTCCTCCCTCTCCTACGCCATGGAGGAAATCGGCTCGGTCTGCCTTGCCATGGCCAACCTCATAGGTGTGCACTACCTTGGTTTCGGAACCCTCACGGCATCCGGCAACATGAGGATCATGCAGAAGCTCTGCCGGGAAACCGTTCTTGGCCGGAAAAACGGGGACCCCTGCCTCATCACCCTCGCCATCACCGAGCCGGGAGCTGGCACGGACGTGGAGGAGGTGGACCTCGTTGACAAGGCCAAGCTGGGCTGCTTCGCCAAAAGAGTCGAGGGCGGCTACATCGTAAACGGCTCCAAGGTCTTCATATCCAACGGGCATCTGTCGAAATGGCACATGCTAATCACCTACACCGACCTTAAAAAGCCGTCCGAAAGCGCCGTGATGATGTCCATCCCCAACGGCCTTAAGGGCTTTTCCTTCGGTCGCCACGAAAAGAAGATGGGCCAGCGGGCCTGCCCGGCATCCGAGCTTCTTTTCGACGACTGCTTCGTGCCGGATGAATACGTTGCCCTGGACAACAGGGTGAAGCAGAAGTTCTCCCGAAGCCAAAAGGAAATGACCCAGCAGATGATCGACTACGTGGTTTCCCCTTCCCGGGCCGCAGTGGGGGCCTTCGGGACCGGGGCCGCTCGCGGGGCGTACGAAGCCGCCTTCAAATTCGCCTCGGAAACCGTGGTGGACGGCGAGCTTTACGTCAACCACGAGTGGGTTCAAAGCTGGCTGGCCGAAATGCACAAGAACGTCACCCTGTCGCGCCTTGTCTACACCGAGACCAACTACGCCAACAGCCTCTGGGGCCTTTACAAGGACCTGCATTTCGAGCCGATGTTTTCAATAATGAGAAGAACTCCCGCATTTTTGTCGCAGAAACTCTTCGGCTCCTTTCTCGGAAAGCCGGGGGCCACCGAGTTCATGCGCGAGCGAATGTTCAACGACCAGAGCGTCTGCCACCAGTGCCGCACAAGCGGCCTTGCGTCGGCGGCAAAGTTCACCGGAACCGATTACGGGGTAAAAAACTGCCAGATGGCCCTGATGCTCATGGGCGGGGCGGGAGTGCGCCAGGACCGGGGCGCGGAAAAAATCCTTCGGGACGCAAAACTCCTCCAGATTTACGAGGGCACCAACCAGTTGAATCGTTTGAATCTCTTCAAGTGCCTCATCGCCTGCGGGTGCAAGGACGCCTGCGTGTTCGAGGAAAAAGAAGGAGGAGCGGCATGA
- a CDS encoding FadR family transcriptional regulator, with amino-acid sequence MSQIPRYETVVNTLARLIFTGHIAPGTKLPTERALASEMDIDRTSLRLALKQLENLGALDIRPGDGIYARDFMEGAGLDFLKLVFSLEEGEGGGPFEVDAYTIDEVWEFWCGFFPMMLKNVIGKFSPRDVKRLLDLVDEEMKCVNCPERIIELNLAQEDLVAAATKNIVFILFSNVSRPIRKRMLKLFADQSDPEVLSRHIELKRVFLEEFLNSPEKMIPLAAAYEDVLMSHLAMMRKRRMNGTGSEKLAESFSHDIRETIP; translated from the coding sequence ATGAGTCAAATTCCAAGATATGAGACAGTGGTGAACACCTTGGCGAGGCTCATATTCACGGGCCACATCGCTCCTGGGACAAAGCTGCCCACAGAACGGGCGCTCGCTTCCGAAATGGACATCGACCGGACTTCCCTGCGTCTGGCCTTGAAGCAGCTGGAGAACCTGGGCGCGCTGGACATCCGTCCCGGCGACGGAATCTATGCAAGGGACTTCATGGAAGGGGCGGGCCTCGACTTTCTGAAGCTCGTTTTTTCCCTGGAGGAGGGCGAGGGCGGTGGGCCTTTCGAGGTGGACGCCTACACCATCGACGAGGTGTGGGAGTTCTGGTGCGGATTTTTCCCCATGATGCTGAAAAACGTTATAGGAAAATTTTCCCCAAGGGACGTCAAAAGGCTTCTGGACCTTGTGGACGAGGAGATGAAGTGCGTCAACTGTCCCGAAAGGATAATCGAGCTCAATCTCGCCCAGGAGGACCTTGTGGCGGCGGCCACGAAAAACATCGTCTTCATCCTTTTTTCCAACGTGAGCCGCCCCATAAGAAAAAGGATGCTGAAACTTTTCGCGGACCAGTCGGACCCGGAGGTCCTTTCGCGCCACATAGAGCTGAAGCGGGTCTTTCTGGAGGAATTCCTGAACAGCCCCGAAAAGATGATCCCCCTGGCCGCAGCCTATGAAGACGTTCTGATGAGCCATCTTGCCATGATGCGCAAAAGGCGGATGAACGGCACCGGCTCAGAGAAACTAGCGGAAAGCTTCAGCCACGACATACGGGAGACAATTCCATGA